The Acidobacteriota bacterium genome has a window encoding:
- a CDS encoding ATP-binding protein, translating to MQQYIARTDLLADTVSGLSQVPVVALLGARQVGKTTLARQAASEWPGPSTVLDLEVSAVREALSATPERLLRQSEGLVVLDEVQRMPELLEILRPICDDRNRKAVFLLLGSASWDLIQGISETLAGRIVFVDVGGFSLAEVGRQNQDGLWMRGGFPRAWLARSAAEWSRWMQSFTRTFLERDIPGLGSRISPEALGRFWRMLAHFHGQVWNATELGRSMDVSATAVNHYRDLLAGTFMIRVLPPWRESLGKRIVKSPKVYLRDSGILHFLLGLEEPQELPLHPRYGASWEGFALEQTLLAHGEREAYFYGTRRGAELDLMLLRRGRRWGFEFKCTDAPRTTRSMHIVIEDLGLEHLWVVYPGDREYPLTDTITALPLKNIPDLKLRQLS from the coding sequence ATGCAACAATATATTGCTCGTACCGATCTGCTTGCCGACACTGTCAGCGGACTATCCCAAGTGCCGGTGGTGGCTTTGCTGGGTGCCAGACAGGTAGGTAAGACCACTCTGGCCCGGCAGGCGGCGTCCGAGTGGCCGGGACCATCGACGGTCCTTGATCTCGAGGTTTCCGCTGTGCGGGAAGCACTGTCCGCCACTCCCGAGAGACTGCTTCGCCAAAGCGAGGGTCTGGTCGTTCTGGACGAAGTGCAGCGCATGCCGGAACTGTTAGAGATCCTGCGACCGATCTGTGACGACCGGAACCGAAAGGCGGTTTTTCTGCTGTTGGGCAGCGCTTCCTGGGACTTGATCCAGGGGATATCCGAGACTCTGGCGGGAAGAATCGTTTTCGTGGACGTCGGCGGCTTTTCCCTTGCTGAAGTGGGCCGGCAGAACCAGGACGGTCTCTGGATGCGCGGCGGCTTTCCGCGAGCCTGGCTGGCGCGGTCGGCGGCGGAATGGAGCCGTTGGATGCAGTCGTTTACCCGCACGTTTCTGGAGAGGGACATCCCGGGACTGGGCTCGAGAATATCTCCCGAAGCCCTGGGGCGCTTCTGGAGGATGCTGGCCCATTTTCACGGACAAGTCTGGAACGCGACCGAGTTGGGACGTTCGATGGACGTGAGTGCAACCGCGGTGAACCACTACCGGGATCTGCTGGCGGGTACATTCATGATCCGCGTGCTCCCTCCCTGGAGGGAGAGTCTGGGCAAGCGCATCGTCAAATCGCCCAAGGTCTACCTGCGCGACAGTGGGATCCTGCATTTCCTGCTCGGTCTGGAGGAACCCCAAGAACTGCCGCTGCATCCTCGCTACGGCGCCAGTTGGGAGGGATTCGCCCTGGAGCAGACGCTGCTGGCCCACGGCGAGCGCGAAGCCTACTTTTACGGTACCCGCCGCGGCGCCGAGCTGGACTTGATGCTGCTGCGGCGAGGCCGCCGCTGGGGATTCGAGTTTAAGTGCACCGATGCCCCGCGCACGACAAGATCCATGCACATCGTCATCGAAGACCTGGGGTTGGAGCACCTGTGGGTGGTCTACCCCGGCGACCGGGAATATCCTCTGACCGACACCATCACCGCCCTGCCCCTCAAGAACATCCCCGATTTGAAACTGCGCCAGTTGTCATGA
- a CDS encoding dienelactone hydrolase family protein, which translates to MKGSDMSSRAGSAAHGVSRRKFVAAAPAVLTGLAWAAKPVRAWNGEVEWLDEVQRPPSRLPPEAPELPPLLVGPGGTPIRSRARWESERRRIRRDWMRFLGPMPADRPPLEMEVLEEEELDGTLVRKLVRYNAEAGVRVEGYLLAPAAASERDPRAGVVALHQTSSLTIDLVAGVNGPEEQQIGLKLARRGLVVFCPRCFLWQDAGNFLEAMARFKQRHPEALCMHKMLWDAMRGVDLLASLPQVDATRIGAAGHSLGAIESLYLAAFDERVQVTVASEAGMDFSFTNWHDPWFLGPAIRSPDFKLNHHQLLALAAPRAFLLLAGESGRHAADGDRSWPFIEAALKVYRLYGSPARLGIYNHGKGHTLPPRAFQRMAEWLETYLRVKS; encoded by the coding sequence ATGAAGGGTTCTGACATGTCGAGTCGGGCGGGATCGGCGGCCCACGGGGTTTCCCGGCGAAAGTTTGTTGCGGCCGCCCCGGCGGTCCTGACCGGACTGGCGTGGGCCGCAAAGCCCGTCCGGGCCTGGAACGGCGAGGTGGAGTGGCTGGATGAGGTGCAGAGGCCGCCCTCCAGGCTGCCTCCGGAGGCTCCCGAGCTCCCCCCGCTGCTGGTCGGTCCGGGCGGTACACCCATCCGCTCACGAGCCCGGTGGGAATCCGAACGGCGCAGGATCCGGCGGGACTGGATGCGGTTTCTGGGCCCCATGCCGGCCGACAGGCCTCCGCTCGAAATGGAGGTCCTGGAGGAGGAAGAGCTCGACGGGACCCTGGTGCGGAAGCTGGTTCGCTACAACGCCGAGGCCGGGGTTCGAGTGGAAGGCTACCTGCTGGCGCCGGCGGCGGCCTCGGAGCGGGACCCGCGGGCGGGGGTGGTGGCGCTGCACCAGACCAGCAGCCTCACCATCGACCTGGTGGCGGGAGTCAACGGCCCCGAGGAGCAGCAGATCGGTTTGAAGCTGGCTCGCCGTGGCCTGGTGGTCTTCTGTCCGCGTTGCTTCCTGTGGCAGGACGCCGGCAACTTCCTGGAGGCCATGGCACGATTCAAGCAACGCCACCCTGAGGCCCTCTGCATGCACAAGATGCTTTGGGACGCCATGCGCGGAGTGGATCTGCTGGCGAGCCTGCCGCAGGTGGACGCCACTCGCATCGGCGCGGCGGGCCACTCCCTGGGGGCTATCGAATCGCTCTACCTAGCCGCCTTCGACGAGAGAGTGCAGGTGACGGTCGCCAGCGAAGCGGGCATGGACTTCAGTTTTACCAACTGGCACGATCCCTGGTTCCTGGGTCCCGCTATCCGCAGTCCCGACTTCAAGCTGAACCACCACCAGCTCCTGGCTCTGGCCGCGCCCCGGGCCTTCCTGCTGCTGGCTGGAGAATCGGGGCGCCACGCGGCCGACGGCGATCGCAGCTGGCCCTTCATCGAGGCCGCCTTGAAGGTCTACCGGCTGTATGGCTCACCGGCGCGCCTGGGGATCTACAACCACGGCAAGGGGCACACCCTGCCGCCCCGGGCCTTTCAGCGAATGGCAGAATGGCTGGAGACCTATTTGAGGGTGAAGAGCTAA
- a CDS encoding tyrosine-type recombinase/integrase yields MDTVTNPVPVRPKTKPTGRHPSNALSAAFLRSAPPGRHADGNGLYLFVQPSGTRSWIQRLVVRGRRRELGLGSVALVPLAEAREKARGNRKLAREGGDPLAEKRRTEGIPTFAEAASRVLEQKRDGWRGRRHHREWMASMRRYAFPRIGKMPVSEVTSADLLDILTPIWHRKASSARRVRQRLRVVLEWAVAMEYRPDNPCDRIGPVLGPQHDVTEHMRALPHREVAAAIRTAQAATAPEVAKLAFEFLVLTATRWSEVRWAEWAEIDRDAGVWTVPARRMKANRKHRVPLCGRALEILEAARTLGEGSGPLVFSRRGGKPLDDKQLRWMVRELGIAAVPHGFRSSFRDWAAEETDHPREVIEAALAHVVQNRVEAAYARSDLFERRRVLMNDWARYLAQGRSG; encoded by the coding sequence ATGGATACTGTAACCAACCCCGTACCGGTCCGACCCAAAACCAAGCCCACCGGCCGTCACCCCAGCAACGCCCTTTCGGCCGCCTTCCTGCGCTCCGCTCCGCCCGGAAGACACGCCGATGGAAACGGATTGTACCTCTTCGTCCAGCCCAGCGGAACCCGGAGCTGGATTCAACGACTCGTCGTCCGCGGCCGTCGCCGGGAGCTCGGTCTCGGCAGCGTCGCCCTGGTCCCCTTGGCCGAGGCCAGGGAGAAAGCACGGGGCAACCGCAAGCTGGCCCGTGAGGGCGGAGACCCCCTTGCCGAGAAGCGCCGCACCGAGGGCATCCCCACCTTCGCTGAAGCTGCCTCGCGTGTACTGGAACAGAAGCGGGACGGATGGCGCGGCCGGCGTCACCACCGCGAGTGGATGGCCAGCATGAGGCGGTACGCCTTCCCCCGCATCGGCAAGATGCCGGTCTCCGAGGTCACCAGCGCCGATCTGCTAGACATCCTCACCCCCATCTGGCACCGGAAGGCCTCCAGCGCCCGGCGGGTGCGCCAGCGGCTGCGTGTGGTCCTGGAATGGGCCGTAGCCATGGAGTACCGCCCTGACAACCCCTGCGACAGGATCGGACCGGTCCTGGGTCCCCAACATGACGTTACCGAACACATGCGGGCCTTGCCGCATCGGGAGGTGGCTGCGGCCATCCGGACGGCGCAGGCAGCGACGGCGCCGGAGGTGGCCAAGCTGGCCTTTGAGTTCCTGGTCCTGACGGCGACCAGGTGGAGCGAGGTGCGGTGGGCCGAGTGGGCGGAGATCGATCGGGACGCCGGTGTATGGACCGTCCCGGCCAGGCGGATGAAGGCGAACCGGAAGCACCGGGTGCCGCTGTGTGGCCGCGCCCTGGAGATTCTCGAAGCGGCACGGACCCTGGGTGAGGGATCCGGTCCTTTGGTGTTCTCCCGCCGGGGCGGGAAGCCGCTTGACGACAAGCAGCTGCGGTGGATGGTGCGGGAGCTTGGGATTGCGGCGGTGCCGCACGGGTTCAGATCCAGCTTCCGGGACTGGGCGGCTGAGGAGACCGATCATCCCCGGGAGGTGATCGAGGCGGCCCTGGCGCATGTGGTCCAGAATAGGGTCGAGGCGGCCTATGCCCGCTCCGACCTGTTCGAACGGCGGCGTGTCCTGATGAACGACTGGGCGCGTTACCTGGCCCAGGGCAGGTCAGGGTGA
- a CDS encoding DEAD/DEAH box helicase family protein has product MLRALQYKGVYKSDTDNLLEDFYLPTLSVANRYDRAVGFFSASTISYAAQALSAFVKNSGQIRLILGAFLDKEDVGAISEGYRRREISQKIGAELLSVISNVSDELFQNRIDTLAWLVAHGRLDVKIALRERGMYHDKIGVIGDEADDKIVFSGSANESSYALLPAFNYESINVFPCWCPELKAYTEPHIESFERLWSNHSPATAVVDIPTAIKERLVSVARTLSYTPDPEIERAIAARVREKVRYTTSSTSSRPREPKTMNGRPFKMHAHQIEALEAWKARGDFHGTFELATGSGKTITAIHAVVKLSEKIDRLACVIAVPYQNLADQWIDTLSGFNIYPIRCYVSRGQWHDKLRNVVHELVMGSCKFVAIVVVNRTLKTPEFQECLKQLKGNRLLWIGDECHHHTSKAYEGFLPEQARYRIGLSATPEHYLDEERNDRLAEFYGEIVFRYTLRQAIEDKILTPYTYYPHIVTLTASEAEEFIELSEKIGRIFARQENIKAVGLDKQLKVFLLRRARLVGSAVNKLPVLKNVLAGVSVTPHTLFYCGDGTVETDEEDKGNGHQSADMGQRQVEATSSLLHQMGWDVSRFTSRESRRDRQGILENFKVGIIKAMVAIRCLDEGIDVPACNIAYILASSRDPRQFVQRRGRILRRSPGKEMAIIHDFIVVLKDAQDDESEYAKRLIKSELARVAEFSSLSRNRAEAYETLAPILRQYDLEHMV; this is encoded by the coding sequence ATGTTGCGCGCATTGCAATACAAGGGTGTGTACAAATCTGACACCGATAACCTCCTGGAGGATTTCTATCTCCCGACGCTATCGGTAGCAAATCGCTATGATCGTGCCGTCGGCTTCTTCTCGGCATCGACGATTAGTTACGCGGCGCAGGCACTCTCAGCCTTCGTAAAGAACAGCGGGCAGATTCGCCTTATTTTAGGGGCGTTTCTGGATAAAGAAGATGTCGGGGCGATTTCGGAAGGATATCGCCGACGGGAGATTTCTCAAAAAATTGGCGCCGAGTTGCTTAGCGTTATTTCCAATGTGAGCGACGAGCTTTTTCAAAACCGCATTGATACGCTTGCATGGCTTGTTGCACATGGCCGCTTGGACGTGAAAATCGCTCTGCGTGAGCGCGGCATGTATCATGACAAAATTGGCGTTATAGGTGACGAGGCGGACGACAAGATTGTTTTCTCGGGCTCTGCCAATGAAAGCTCCTATGCACTGTTGCCAGCGTTTAATTACGAATCCATAAATGTCTTTCCGTGCTGGTGTCCAGAACTCAAAGCCTATACGGAACCACACATCGAGAGTTTCGAACGGCTTTGGAGCAACCATAGCCCAGCAACGGCCGTTGTAGACATACCCACCGCGATCAAGGAACGACTTGTTTCAGTTGCCCGCACTCTGAGCTATACGCCTGATCCCGAGATCGAGAGGGCAATAGCTGCGCGCGTGCGTGAGAAGGTGAGGTACACGACGAGCTCCACATCGTCGAGGCCACGAGAACCCAAGACCATGAACGGGCGGCCTTTCAAAATGCATGCACATCAGATTGAAGCGTTGGAAGCGTGGAAAGCAAGGGGTGATTTTCATGGAACTTTTGAACTTGCGACAGGTTCGGGAAAGACGATTACCGCCATTCATGCCGTCGTCAAGCTGTCCGAAAAGATTGATAGGCTCGCTTGCGTGATAGCAGTGCCTTACCAGAATTTAGCAGACCAATGGATCGATACCCTGTCAGGCTTCAACATTTATCCAATCCGATGTTACGTCTCACGTGGGCAGTGGCATGACAAGCTCCGCAACGTTGTCCATGAACTCGTTATGGGTAGTTGTAAATTTGTAGCAATTGTCGTTGTAAACAGAACACTGAAAACCCCCGAATTTCAGGAGTGCTTGAAACAACTGAAGGGGAATCGACTCCTATGGATTGGTGATGAATGTCACCATCACACATCTAAGGCATACGAAGGTTTCTTGCCCGAACAGGCAAGATACCGTATTGGCCTGTCGGCAACGCCAGAGCATTACCTCGACGAGGAGCGAAATGATCGATTGGCGGAATTCTACGGCGAGATCGTCTTTCGGTACACGTTGCGGCAGGCCATTGAGGACAAGATCCTAACCCCTTATACGTACTATCCCCATATTGTGACGCTTACAGCATCGGAAGCGGAGGAATTCATTGAACTATCGGAGAAGATCGGTCGTATCTTCGCCCGCCAGGAGAATATCAAGGCGGTCGGCCTCGACAAGCAACTCAAGGTGTTTTTGTTGCGGCGGGCGAGGCTTGTGGGCTCCGCAGTAAATAAGTTGCCCGTGCTGAAGAACGTCCTCGCAGGCGTTAGCGTAACCCCCCACACATTGTTCTATTGTGGCGACGGAACGGTTGAAACGGATGAAGAAGATAAGGGAAACGGCCATCAAAGTGCGGACATGGGCCAAAGACAAGTCGAAGCGACCAGTTCTCTTCTTCACCAGATGGGATGGGACGTTTCCCGCTTCACCTCACGTGAATCCCGCAGGGATCGCCAAGGCATTCTTGAAAATTTCAAGGTCGGCATAATTAAGGCGATGGTAGCCATTAGATGTCTGGATGAAGGCATCGACGTGCCAGCATGCAATATCGCCTATATCCTCGCCAGCTCACGTGACCCACGACAGTTTGTTCAGCGGCGCGGGAGAATTCTGAGACGCTCTCCTGGAAAGGAAATGGCGATAATTCATGACTTCATTGTCGTTTTGAAAGATGCTCAGGATGATGAGTCGGAATATGCAAAGCGCCTGATCAAATCGGAATTGGCGCGCGTAGCCGAGTTTTCTTCTCTTTCGCGGAACCGTGCCGAAGCCTATGAGACTCTTGCGCCGATACTACGGCAGTATGATCTGGAGCACATGGTTTAG
- a CDS encoding DNA phosphorothioation-associated protein 4, translated as MTDRAPNINRSKIHEEMVQRLAVHKIPPAGHSLFPTIRELLCFSALLGYSQGIRIPLDSGAGKEDVSYQQFERGDAEDLIYLIALAETKDPEILKDGQESRCAEIFEEYANGGLQVLRDAMNQSGGEYPERDIQELLLELGYLNVQDIEPDVSGISF; from the coding sequence ATGACTGACCGCGCACCCAACATAAACAGAAGTAAAATCCATGAAGAGATGGTTCAACGCCTTGCCGTGCATAAGATTCCGCCTGCTGGCCACAGTCTCTTCCCGACGATACGTGAGCTTCTGTGTTTCTCAGCACTGTTAGGATACTCGCAGGGCATTCGTATTCCTCTCGACAGCGGTGCCGGGAAGGAAGACGTCTCCTATCAACAGTTCGAGCGAGGCGACGCGGAGGACTTGATTTACCTCATTGCCCTTGCCGAAACCAAAGATCCTGAAATACTTAAGGATGGCCAAGAGAGCCGTTGCGCCGAGATTTTTGAGGAATACGCGAACGGCGGGTTACAAGTATTACGCGATGCGATGAATCAAAGTGGTGGCGAGTATCCCGAACGGGATATTCAGGAGTTACTCCTAGAGCTTGGATACCTAAACGTCCAAGACATTGAGCCTGATGTTTCGGGGATTTCATTCTAG
- a CDS encoding AAA family ATPase translates to MILEEIRLTNFRCFFGENVIKFSTDPDSNVTLIYAENGVGKTTLLNALLWCFYGKTTERFEKREDILNYDAEKEGRTIASVEVLFEHNDKDYSAKRYFGADLNRTFVISRIDQGSRINISPPDVFINTVIAQNMASHFLFDGEHAEVFLGEGNRDSIKDAVRDILGCSLIETAITDLRAVMGQFRRQIPSTPAKTPNAATLNSRDDELTIKIEEYEKEVKRSEKQLQTTQMQIDDIAEKLRNSSAAKELQLSRDHEEGGLKRTQARQRGAANEVYKWLGENGRAIVSKKITEETFDFLDDKKHRGRIPSPYNEEFVKDILQEETCICGAHLEPGSPAAQRVARLLDKAANQVVRDRITKVRARISNLKSERAKAVHRLTGAKSRLAEANRDIGLIESRLGEISMKLKGVNLEDIASREKRRTELLSELRVINRRIGFRRNDIRNAEAEKKIIHNKIKELAQQDQQTAIYAKRIKLCESIKDTLESDMADEEKRARKALRIWISEILADTAHKVLTLKMTNDYVISLVDSEEMELPKSSGENQLLGIAFTAALVKFAKVRQNATCSWLLPGTIAPLVLDSPFGQLDEAYRTTIAKKIPQMARQVVLLLSRSQGSQKVLEVLEDHVGAEFLLVRHNKEPIGNRPQESRYLKGKEFKTAVFDSTFDGTEVVKVTIQ, encoded by the coding sequence ATGATTCTTGAAGAAATTCGCCTCACCAACTTTCGTTGCTTCTTTGGCGAGAATGTCATCAAGTTTTCCACCGACCCCGACAGCAACGTAACGCTTATTTACGCCGAGAATGGCGTAGGAAAAACAACATTACTGAATGCGCTTTTGTGGTGCTTTTACGGTAAAACGACGGAGCGGTTTGAGAAAAGGGAGGACATACTTAACTATGACGCAGAAAAGGAGGGGCGTACGATTGCTTCGGTTGAGGTTCTGTTTGAGCATAATGACAAGGATTACAGCGCAAAACGATACTTCGGTGCAGATCTGAACCGTACCTTTGTCATAAGTCGCATTGATCAAGGCAGCCGAATCAATATTTCACCCCCCGACGTATTTATCAATACTGTTATTGCGCAAAACATGGCTTCTCATTTTCTGTTCGATGGGGAACACGCGGAAGTTTTCCTGGGTGAGGGCAACCGTGACTCAATTAAGGACGCGGTGCGAGACATTCTTGGATGTTCCCTTATAGAAACAGCCATCACGGATCTCAGAGCTGTCATGGGACAGTTTCGAAGACAAATCCCTTCCACACCCGCAAAGACTCCGAACGCCGCCACCCTAAATTCCCGCGATGACGAACTGACAATCAAGATTGAAGAGTATGAGAAAGAGGTCAAACGCTCCGAAAAACAGCTTCAAACCACACAGATGCAGATAGACGACATCGCGGAGAAGCTCCGAAACTCAAGTGCCGCTAAGGAACTACAACTTAGCCGCGACCACGAAGAAGGGGGTTTGAAAAGAACCCAGGCGCGGCAAAGGGGGGCCGCAAACGAAGTTTACAAGTGGTTAGGAGAGAACGGCCGAGCCATCGTCTCCAAGAAAATTACTGAGGAGACATTCGACTTCCTCGACGATAAGAAGCATCGTGGCAGGATTCCCTCTCCGTACAACGAAGAATTTGTGAAGGATATATTGCAAGAAGAAACCTGCATCTGTGGGGCTCATCTAGAGCCTGGCAGCCCTGCCGCCCAAAGGGTTGCCCGTCTCTTGGACAAGGCGGCAAATCAAGTTGTCCGCGACCGGATTACAAAGGTCCGTGCGCGCATAAGCAACCTGAAATCTGAAAGGGCGAAAGCGGTGCACCGCCTTACCGGAGCAAAATCCAGATTGGCGGAAGCGAATCGGGATATCGGTCTCATCGAGTCACGGTTAGGCGAGATTAGTATGAAACTCAAGGGAGTAAACTTAGAAGATATTGCGTCGCGTGAAAAACGCCGCACAGAGCTCCTCAGCGAACTCCGAGTTATCAATCGCCGGATTGGGTTCCGAAGGAACGACATCCGCAATGCCGAAGCAGAAAAAAAGATAATTCACAATAAAATTAAAGAGCTTGCCCAACAAGATCAGCAGACTGCCATATATGCCAAACGCATCAAGCTCTGCGAGTCCATCAAGGACACTTTGGAATCGGATATGGCGGATGAAGAAAAGAGAGCCAGAAAAGCGCTACGCATATGGATCAGTGAGATCTTAGCGGATACGGCCCATAAAGTTCTGACCCTGAAAATGACAAATGACTACGTTATCAGCCTGGTCGACTCCGAAGAAATGGAACTTCCAAAATCGAGCGGCGAGAATCAACTCTTAGGGATCGCCTTTACTGCTGCCCTCGTAAAGTTTGCGAAAGTTCGGCAGAACGCTACTTGTTCCTGGCTATTACCCGGAACGATCGCACCTCTGGTCTTAGACTCGCCATTTGGTCAGCTAGATGAAGCGTATCGAACCACGATTGCGAAAAAAATACCGCAGATGGCTCGCCAGGTCGTTCTGTTGCTGTCTCGTTCACAGGGTTCGCAAAAGGTGCTAGAGGTACTCGAAGACCACGTTGGGGCAGAATTCCTGTTGGTGCGCCATAATAAGGAACCCATTGGCAATCGGCCGCAAGAGAGCCGGTACCTTAAGGGTAAAGAGTTCAAGACTGCCGTCTTCGACTCTACCTTTGATGGCACTGAAGTTGTGAAGGTCACTATTCAATGA
- a CDS encoding phosphoadenosine phosphosulfate reductase family protein, with product MKCGKTEWHVLGLSGGRDSAALAVHMRQNHPELDIDYFFTDTGKELPEVYEFLVKLEGFLGKPILRLNPDRDFDFWLKQYNNFLPSPQTRWCTRQLKLRPFEQWIRPALENGTRVFSYVAIRADEEYREGYTSKHEGLTVQLPLKAAGIDKAGVMEILDGAGLGLPEYYVWRTRSGCTFCFFQQKIEWVRLMERHPDFFEEAKRYEKNAIDHGSPFTWSQGESLDDLAKPKRVAAIKKEHLRRLQRMRGKRQINPLRPDAEPIDIDDLYGKAKVCLACHK from the coding sequence GTGAAGTGTGGCAAAACGGAATGGCATGTACTAGGTCTATCGGGTGGCCGTGACAGCGCGGCGCTGGCCGTTCATATGCGCCAGAACCATCCTGAACTTGATATCGACTATTTCTTCACCGATACGGGCAAGGAACTGCCGGAAGTCTACGAGTTTTTGGTAAAGCTCGAAGGATTTTTGGGGAAGCCCATTTTGCGGCTAAACCCGGATCGGGACTTCGATTTCTGGCTCAAGCAGTACAACAACTTCCTGCCATCGCCGCAGACGCGCTGGTGTACGCGGCAGTTGAAGCTACGGCCTTTCGAGCAGTGGATCAGGCCGGCGCTCGAGAATGGGACAAGAGTATTTAGCTACGTCGCTATCCGCGCCGACGAGGAATACCGTGAAGGCTACACATCCAAGCATGAGGGCCTCACAGTCCAGCTGCCACTCAAGGCTGCCGGTATCGACAAGGCCGGCGTGATGGAGATTCTCGACGGGGCTGGGCTAGGCCTCCCCGAATACTACGTGTGGCGGACCCGTAGCGGTTGTACATTCTGCTTCTTTCAGCAGAAGATCGAGTGGGTGAGGCTAATGGAGCGACATCCGGACTTCTTCGAGGAAGCCAAGCGCTACGAAAAGAACGCTATTGATCATGGCTCGCCATTCACCTGGAGCCAAGGCGAGTCGCTCGACGATCTAGCTAAACCCAAGCGCGTGGCGGCGATCAAGAAAGAGCACCTGCGCCGGCTACAGCGAATGCGCGGCAAGCGTCAGATCAACCCGCTGCGCCCTGATGCTGAGCCGATTGATATTGACGACCTTTATGGAAAGGCTAAAGTGTGCCTCGCATGTCACAAGTAA